A region from the Salvia splendens isolate huo1 chromosome 15, SspV2, whole genome shotgun sequence genome encodes:
- the LOC121767850 gene encoding geranyl diphosphate phosphohydrolase-like, with translation MAFMISTKALSIAKPISSFDNHGPNGAPNKRGRFQRLHMSAQPTLEVGVQVILLKGNKVLMGRRHTVVGDGHFALPGGHLEFGERFEECAYREVKEETGLEIKGVEKLTIVSNAILEPKPMQLVAVIMRAALADPNQEAMNMEPEKCDGWNWYDWDHLPSPLLPTLQTAIVEGLNPFPPTTH, from the exons ATGGCATTTATGATTAGCACCAAAGCTCTCTCAATCGCCAAACCTATTTCCTCATTTGACAACCATGGCCCCAATGGCGCGCCAAATAAGCGCGGGCGATTTCAGCGCCTACATATGTCGGCGCAACCTACGCTAGAAGTTGGGGTGCAGGTGATTCTGTTGAAGGGAAATAAAGTGCTGATGGGCCGCCGCCACACCGTTGTAGGCGACGGTCACTTCGCCCTTCCCGGCGGCCACCTCGAGTTCG GGGAGAGGTTTGAGGAATGTGCATACAGGGAAGTGAAAGAGGAGACAGGGCTAGAGATTAAGGGAGTTGAGAAATTGACGATCGTTAGCAATGCGATTTTGGAACCGAAGCCTATGCAGCTTGTAGCAGTTATAATGCGGGCGGCGCTTGCTGATCCGAACCAGGAGGCTATGAATATGGAGCCTGAAAAATGCGATGGCTGGAATTGGTACGATTGGGACCATCTTCCTTCTCCATTATTACCCACACTACAAACAGCTATTGTAGAAGGTCTAAATCCTTTCCCACCTACTACTCATTAG
- the LOC121768063 gene encoding phosphoenolpyruvate carboxylase 4, translating to MTDITDDIAEEISFQGFEDDCRLLGNLLNDVLQRELGPDFMEKLERTRVLAQSACNMRMAGIEDTAELLEKQLAAELSKMTLEEALSLARAFSHYLNLTGIAETHHRVTKARGSTNLSKSCDDVLNQLVQGGISPADLYDTVCKQEVEIVLTAHPTQINRRTLQYKHIKIAHLLEYNDRPDLGHEDREMLIEDLVRELASIWQTDELRRHKPTPVDEARAGLNIVEQSLWRAVPHYLRRLSNALKKHTGKPLPLTCTPIKFGSWMGGDRDGNPNVTAKVTRDVSLLSRWMAVDLYLREVDNLRFELSMNQCSAKLSGLAREILEKEKTLDDWHETRSQQSSLGQFKNYSNHAPPLPTQLPAGADLPSCAEHNDMKTHYPRLDVPGTEFKPMNRQGRQDSLKEFSLDTSKLSIKTHGNDNANNSGNGQSVVTPRGTASSSSQLLLQRRQFAESQIGRTSFQKLLEPSSSQIPGIAPYRVVLGDVKEKLSKSRRRLELLLEDLPCEYDPWDYYETSEQLLEPLLLCYDSLQCSGSGILGDGRLADLIRRVATFGMVLMKLDLRQESGRHSETLDAITKYLDMGAYSEWDEDKKLEFLTRELKGKRPLVPPTIEVTFDIKEVLDTFRVAAELGSDSLGAYVISMASNASDVLAVELLQKDARLAVAGELGRPCPGGTLRVVPLFETVKDLRQAGSVIRKLLSIDWYHDHIIKNHNGHQEVMVGYSDSGKDAGRFTAAWELYKAQQDVTTACNEYGIKITLFHGRGGSIGRGGGPTHLAIQSQPPGSVMGTLRSTEQGEMVQAKFGLPQMAVRQLEIYTTAVLLATIRPPQSPKEEKWRKLMDEISQISSTTYRTTVYENPEFLAYFHEATPQAELGCLNIGSRPTRRKVSTGIGHLRAIPWIFAWTQTRLILPAWLGVGAGLKGICEKGHTEDLRAMYKEWPFFQSTIDLIEMVLGKADIPIAKHYDEVLVSESRQELGAELRRELLTAEKFVLLITGHEKLSENNRSLRKLIESRLPYLNPINMLQVEILKRLRRDDDNNKLRDALLITINGIAAGMRNTG from the exons ATGACGGACATTACGGATGATATAGCAGAGGAGATATCGTTCCAGGGGTTTGAAGATGACTGCAGATTACTCGGAAACCTGCTCAATGACGTTCTCCAACGCGAATTAGGGCCTGACTTCATGGAGAAACTCGAAAGGACCAGAGTTCTCGCACAG AGTGCGTGCAACATGAGGATGGCAGGAATTGAGGACACAGCAGAGCTTCTTGAGAAGCAATTGGCCGCAGAGCTGTCTAAAATGACCCTTGAGGAAGCCCTGTCACTTGCTCGAGCATTCAGTCATTATCTAAACCTGACAGGCATTGCCGAAACACATCACAG AGTAACTAAAGCTCGAGGGTccacaaatttatcaaaatcGTGTGATGATGTTTTGAATCAGCTTGTGCAAGGTGGTATTTCTCCAGCAGACCTCTATGATACTGTTTGCAAGCAG GAGGTTGAAATTGTCCTGACAGCACACCCGACTCAAATAAATCGTAGAACTCTGCAATATAAACATATCAAGATTGCA CATCTTTTAGAATATAATGATCGGCCTGACCTAGGGCATGAAGATCGAGAGATGTTAATAGAAGATCTG GTGAGAGAGCTTGCTTCAATATGGCAAACGGATGAGCTTAGGCGACACAAACCTACACCAGTTGATGAAGCTAGAGCTG GCCTCAATATTGTGGAGCAATCACTTTGGAGAGCCGTACCTCATTATTTACGTCGTCTCAGTAATGCACTAAAGAAG CATACTGGAAAGCCCCTACCCTTGACATGCACTCCAATAAAATTTGGATCCTGGATGGGGGGTGATCGAGATGGAAATCCTAATGTGACCGCAAAG GTCACAAGAGACGTGTCTCTTTTATCCAGGTGGATGGCTGTTGATCTCTACTTGCGTGAAGTTGATAACCTCAGATTTGAACTCTCCATGAACCAATGCAGTGCAAAGTTATCAGGATTAGCACGTGAAATTTTAGAAAAAG AGAAAACACTAGATGACTGGCATGAAACTCGGAGTCAACAATCAAGTTTGGGCCAATTCAAAAACTACAGCAATCATGCTCCACCTCTTCCAACACAGCTTCCAGCTGGTGCAGACCTGCCCTCTTGTGCAG AACACAATGACATGAAGACTCACTATCCTAGACTAGATGTCCCTGGAACAGAGTTTAAGCCAATGAATCGTCAG GGTAGACAGGATTCCCTGAAAGAATTTTCACTTGATACAAGTAAACTTTCCATCAAAACACATGGAAATGACAATGCTAATAATTCAGGAAATGGTCAGTCAGTTGTCACACCACGAGGAACAGCTTCTAGTTCGAGTCAGCTTCTACTTCAGAGGAGACAATTTGCTGAATCTCAGATAGGAAGGACTAGTTTCCAGAAGCTCCTAGAACCAAGCTCTTCCCAGATACCTGGAATAGCTCCCTACAGAGTTGTTCTTGGGGATGTAAAAGAAAAG CTTTCCAAGAGTCGAAGACGGCTAGAACTTCTTCTTGAGGACCTTCCTTGTGAATATGACCCTTGGGATTATTATGAGACTTCAGAGCAACTTCTTGAACCTCTCTTACTGTGCTATGACTCACTG CAATGTTCCGGGTCTGGGATCTTAGGTGATGGCCGACTTGCTGACCTAATTAGGCGTGTTGCTACTTTTGGGATGGTGCTAATGAAGCTCGACCTTCGCCAG GAATCTGGTAGACATTCAGAAACACTGGATGCAATAACCAAATATCTGGATATGGGTGCCTATAGTGAGTGGGATGAAGATAAGAAACTGGAATTCCTGACAAGAGAGTTGAAGGGGAAGAGGCCTCTAGTTCCTCCAACTATAGAG GTCACCTTTGATATTAAAGAAGTATTAGATACCTTCAGAGTGGCCGCTGAACTGGGAAGTGATTCACTTGGAGCATATGTGATTTCTATGGCCTCCAAT GCTAGTGATGTTCTGGCAGTTGAGCTTTTGCAAAAGGACGCTCGCCTAGCTGTTGCTGGAGAGCTAGGCAGACCATGTCCTGGTGGAAC GCTTCGAGTTGTTCCTCTATTTGAAACTGTGAAGGACTTGAGACAAGCTGGTTCAGTCATCAGAAAGTTACTATCAATTGATTGGTATCACGATCATATTATTAAGAACCATAATGGACACCAGGAG GTGATGGTTGGATATTCTGACTCGGGTAAAGATGCAGGACGCTTTACTGCTGCTTGGGAACTTTACAAAGCTCAACAAGATGTTACCACTGCATGTAATGAATATGGCATAAAGATTACTCTATTCCATGGCCGTGGAGGCAGCATTGGACGTGGTGGTGGTCCTACGCATCTTGCTATTCAGTCCCAACCGCCTGGTTCAGTTATG GGTACTCTAAGATCAACCGAGCAAGGTGAAATGGTGCAGGCCAAGTTTGGGCTACCACAAATGGCTGTACGACAGTTAGAGATCTACACCACAGCTGTGCTTCTCGCTACCATACGACCACCCCAATCACCCAAGGAAGAAAAATGGCGTAAACTGAtggatgaaatttctcaaatcaGTTCAACTACTTACAGGACCACTGTCTATGAGAACCCTGAATTTCTTGCCTACTTCCATGAGGCGACACCTCAGGCTGAGCTCGGTTGTCTTAACATTGGAAGCCGTCCAACACGCAGAAAGGTTTCAACTGGAATTGGACACCTGAGGGCCATTCCGTGGATATTCGCCTGGACTCAGACACGACTAATTCTCCCTGCTTGGCTCGGAGTTGGTGCAGGCTTGAAGGGCATTTGTGAGAAAGGGCACACTGAAGATTTACGAGCAATGTACAAAGAGTGGCCTTTCTTCCAATCAACTATCGACTTGATAGAGATGGTTCTGGGAAAAGCAGACATACCAATAGCCAAGCATTACGATGAAGTTTTGGTGTCTGAGAGCAGGCAAGAGCTGGGGGCTGAGCTTAGGAGGGAACTTTTGACAGCAGAGAAGTTTGTACTGTTGATAACCGGACATGAAAAACTGTCCGAAAACAACCGTAGCCTTCGGAAGCTGATCGAGAGCAGGCTTCCCTATCTGAATCCAATAAACATGCTGCAGGTGGAGATACTGAAAAGGCTGAGGCGAGACGACGACAACAACAAACTGCGAGATGCCCTGCTAATCACCATTAATGGCATTGCTGCTGGCATGAGGAACACGGGTTGA